GCGCTCGGAGTTCGGGAAGAACTGCTTCTCGACCTTGCCCATGCCGACCACCGCCGAGGCGAACAGGGCCACGGTGATGCCGGCCGCCAACCACTTGTGGTCGACGGAGGCCCGGACCACGCGGCGCAGGCGCCGGTAGTTCGGCGTGGCGTAGATCGCCTCGTGCCCGCCCTCCACCTTCTTGATGTCGGGCAAAAGCTTCACGCCGAGATAGGGCGTGAAGGTCACGGCCACGATCCACGAGATGATCAGCGCGAAGCCGACCACCCAGAAGATGTTGCCGGCATACTCCCCCGCCGTGGAGGCGGCGAACCCCACGGGCAGGAAGCCCGCGATGGTGACGAGTGTGCCGGTGAGCATCGGCGCCGCGGTGGCGCTCCAGGCATGGGTGGCCGCCGCGATGCGGTCGGCACCTTCCTCCATGCGCACAACCATCATCTCGATGGCGATGATGGCGTCGTCGACGAGCAGGCCCAGCGCGATGATCAGGGCGCCCAGCGTGATGCGGTCGAAGTCGCGGCCGGTGACCATCATGACCACGAACACGGCCGCGAGGGTGATCGGGACCGCGAGCGCCACGACGATGCCGACCCGGAAGCCGAGGGCCACGAGGCTGACGACGATGACCACCGAGAGGGCGGTGAAGAACTTCACCATGAACTCATGGATGGCGTCGTCGATGACCTTCGCCTGATCGGTGATCTTGGTGAAGGTGATGCCCGCCGGGAGTTCGTGGTGGATCGCCACCTCCTCGGCGTTCAGCGCCTCGCCGAGGGCCAGCCCGTTGAATCCCGGCTTCATCACCAGTCCGAGCATCAGGGCCGGCTCGCCGTCGTTGCGGATCGCGAAGACCTTCGGATCCTCGTAGCCGCGCTTCACCTCGGCGATGTCGCCGAGCTTGAGACTGCGGTCACCTGCCGCCACCGGCAGGTTGCGGATCGCGTCGAGGCCGTCGATGGCGCCGTCCAGCCGCAGATAGACCCGCGGGCCATCGGCCTCGACGAAGCCGGCCGGCGTCACGTCGTTCTGGTTGGCCAGCGCCGCCAGCAACTGCTGGCCGGTGATGCCGAGCGTCGCGAGGCGCTGGTAGGAAACCTCGACGAAGATCTTCTGGGCCTGCTCGCCGAGGATGTTGATCTTCTCGACGCCGGGCACGCGCAGCAGCCGCTGGCGCAGATCCTCGGCGCGCAGCACGAGGTGCCGATGCGGCAGGCCCTGCGCCTGCAGGGCGTAGAGGGCGAAGTAGACGTCCGAGAACTCGTCGTTGAAAAGCGGGCCGAGCACGCCGCGCGGCAGGCTCGACGCCTGATCGGAGAGCTTCTTGCGGGCCTGGTAGAACTGCTCCTGCAGCTTGGCCGGCGGCATGCTGTCCCTGAAGTAGACCTTCATCAGCATGATTCCGGGCCGGACCGTGGTCTCGACCCGATCGTAGTAGACGAGCTCCTGCAGCCGCTTCTCCAGCGGGTCCGCGACCTGCCGCTGGATCTCCGAGGTGGTCGCGCCGGGCCACGCCGCGGAGACCGCCATCGTCTTGACCGTGAAGGCCGGATCCTCGGCGCGGCCGAGCTTCTGGAAGGCGAAGACGCCGGCGGCGGTCACCGCGATGATCAGGAAGAGCGTGACGGCACGCTCCCGGACCGCGAGGGCGGAGAGATTGAGGCCGCTCATCTGACGAGTCCCGTCAGGCTCGCGGGGGCCTGCCGCACCGTCTGGCCGGCCTGGAGGAGGTGCGCGCCGAGCGACACGATCCGGTCGCCGGGGATCAGGCCGGCGACGACCTCGGCACCCTCTTCGGAGATGCGCCCCAGGGTGACCGGCCGGGGGCTGACGGTCTTGGTGTCGGCGTCGTAGGTCCAGACCGCCGGGCCGTGACCGACGTCGAAGAGGGCCCCGAGCGGCACATCGACCGACGCCGTGCGCCCGGTCTCCGCCGGTTTGAGCCGGAGCGTCACGGTCGCTCCGAGCGGCGCATCCTCCCCCCGCCCGACAGGATGTAGCGCGCCCGGTACGTGCGCGTGGCCGGGTCGGCGGTGGCGGACAACTCGCGCAGCCGGGCCGGATAGGTGGACTCGCCCTCGGCATAGAGCGTCGCAGACGCAGCACCCTGGGCCAGTCGCCGGCTCGCCTCGGGCAGGAACACCTCGGCCTCGCGGGCGCCGTCCCGTGCCAGCTTGACGACGGTCTGCCCGGCGGCGACCACCTGTCCCGGTTCGGTCGGCACCTCCATCACGACGCCGTCGGAATCGGCCTGCAGTTCCGAATAGCCCGCCTGATTGGCCACCTGGCTCGCCTGGGCCTCGGCATTGGCGAACTGCGCGATGGCGGCGTCCGCCGCGGCCTTGTTCTGGTCGTAGGTCTGCTTGGAGGTCCAGCCGTCGCCGACGAGCTTGCGGCTGCGTTCCTCGTCGGCGCGGGCCTTGATCATCTGCGCCCGGGCCGCTTCGACGGAGGCCCGCGCCGCGTTCAGTGCCAGGGTGAAGTCCGTCCGGTCGAGGCGCATCAGCGGCTGACCGAGGCGCACATGGTCGCCCGGATCGACCAGGCGCTCGAAGATCTTGCCGCCGACCCGGAAGCCGAGATTGCTCTCCGTGCGGGCGCGGATGACGCCGGTGTAGCGCGCGATGCCAGCCGTAGCCGGGGCGACCGCAACCGTCTGAACCAGCGGCGGCTCCGAGGGCACGGCGGTCTCGGCCGGCGAGCATGCCGCGAGCGCCAGTGCAGGAAGCCCGAGCAGCCATCTCGCGTCCATAACGCGCCTCCGTCGTCAGCGCTTAAAAATGATAAACATCATTTATATGGTCGAGCGTGCTGGGTCAACGAATGGTTCTTCCGGCTGTGCGGCGTCGCACGCGCGGTTCCACTTCTGGAGCGCCGTCGCGGCGCGTCCCCGCCCTTCACGGGTCGTCGGGTGATCATGAGCCGGGCCGGTCCGGCGGCGCGCTCATGAGCGCGTCGGGACTACAAGCCGGCGAGGATCGGCCGTTGGTGCCTACGGCGCTATTGCGACCGCGATGATCGCCGGCGGCGCTCGGATAGACCCGCGTCCATCGAGGGTGTGCGCCGGATCGAAGGCGTGAACTGAACGTGGTCGCGGTGAACCGCCCCAGTCGCGAGCGTCAATCATCCCCATCCCGGAAGGGCCGCGCTCGGGTCTCCCGGCTGGCAGCGTCGAGCCCTGCCGCCGGCAGATCCGCTCGACCTGCGGGGCGTGGCCGAGACCAAGTCCCGATCCGTTCGCAGCTATCTGGCAGACAGAGATCGCCGGTGTGGCCCGGCGCGACGCCCATTTCGGCCTGGACGATGCCGACGCGTCCGCTGCGACGTGGTCGTGCGCGCTCAGGTCCGTAAGCCGCCTGTAGGCGCGCTGGTCTTCCGATCACCGTACCGACCAGATCGCTCCGCGGATGCGACGAGGCCGGCGGTGAGCTTGGCCTCGCCGTGTCTGCCCTCGGGCAATCTGCGTCCTGTCGAGATACACGGACCGAAGGCGCGACGCGTACGACGCGCCGGAGCCTTGCGCGGACGCCAGTTCTGGATTGCTGGCTCGCCCGTGCCCTCTCCTCAGCCCGCGGGATCGCGGACCAGTCGGTCGAGCCGCATCCGCGTGATCGCGGCGATCTCGTCGAGGGCAGTCGCCTCTTCCTCGGCCCGCGCGCGCCCGAGGCGTTGCTCGAACAGCACCCGGATGTCCCGCAGGTCGCGGCCGCGCACGGCGACGATGAACGGGAAACCGAAACGCTGCCGGTAGGCGGCGTTCAGGCGGTCGAAGGCGTCGGCATCCGCGTCCGAGAGCCGGTCGAGCCCGGCGCTTCCCTGTTCCTGCGCGGAATCGGCCGTCATCGCCCGCGCCCGCGCCTCCGGACCGGCGAGTTCCGGATGGCCGTTGAGGAAGGTCAGGCGCTCGTTCGCCGGTGCGTCGCGCACGGCCGCCATCATGGCCCCGTGCAGGTCCGATACGGTCGCGAAGGGCCGCTTGTCGTAGGCCGCCCGCGCGACCCAGGCCGCATGCTCGAACACGCCGCCCAGGCGATCGACGAAGGCGTCGCGGTCGAGGTCGTTGATGTCGGCAAGCTCGATCATCGTGCTCAGCTTCCGCGGTAGGTGGTGAAGCTCGACGGCGCGCACAGCATCGGCACATGGTAGTGCTGCTTGGCGTCGAAGACGGCGAAGCGCACGACCGGGTTGTCGATGAAGATGTCGGCTTCCGACGTGCCGGGTCGGGACTGGAAATACTGGTCGACGTGGAATTCCAGCTGGTACTGACCGGTCTCGGCCTTGTCGGCCGGGAGGAGCGGCCCGTCGGTGCGGCCGTCGGCGTTGGTGACGACGCTCTTGATGAGCCGCCACTGGCCGTTGTCCAGGACGGAGAAGTCGATGCGCACCCCAGCGGCGGGGCGGCCGCGATCGGTGTCGAGCACGTGGGTGGTGATGCCGGCCATTGCGGATCTCCTGATGGTGTTGCGGGACCGGCGACCTAGCTGCCGCGGTAGTACGAGTAGCCCCAGGGCGTGAACAGCACCGGCAGATGATAGCGCTGGCCAGCGTCGCGGATCCGGAAGCGGATCGGCACGAGGCCGAGGAAATTCGGGCTGGGCAGCTTCACGCCGAACTTCGCGAAGTATTCCTCGACGTGCATCACCAGCTCGTAGCGGCCGGCCTTGAAGGCGTCATCGACCAGGAGTGGGTCGGTGGTCCGCCCGCTCGGCGCGGTGGTGACGGTTTTGAGAACTTTGTATCCCTCGCCGTCGTGCATCGCGAGGTCGCAGACCATGCCGGCACCGGGCGTGCCGTGGAAGTTGTCGATGGCGTGCATGGTCAGGCGCGGTGACAACCCGGCCTGCGAGACGGGCGCGGTGTTCAGCGTGCCGGGCTTTGCCGGATCGGCGGCCGGGGCCGGCGTGCCCTGAGCCTGTGCGGCGCCCGTCGAGGCCGCGGCCGCGACGCTGAGCCCGGTCGCGACGAGGCTGCGCCGCGTCAGGACGTATTTGTCCGAGGTGTGGTCCAAAGCGCGTTCCTCCTGTCGATCGTATCAAGCCGGCTCGTGCGCCGCCCGCGCCCGGGCGCGCCGCTCCATCGCGGACGTCGCGGGTGGGACGAAGGCGAGGATCAGAACGAGCGCCGCGGCCTCGACCGCCGCCACCAGCCAGAGGCCGGTCGAGACCGAGCCGGAATGCTCGCGCAGGTAGCCCATCACCGCCGGCGCGCCGAAGCCCGCGAGATTGGCCACCGAATTGATCAGCGCGATGCCGGCGGCCGCCGCCGAACCCGCCAGGAAGCGGCCGGGGATCTGCCAGAACACCGGGATCGCGCTCATCGTGCCGACGATCGCCAGCGCCAGCATGACCAGCGCGAGGGCGGGCGCATCCGTGATGAAGAAGCCGGTCAGGGCGATCGCCAGGGCGCCGATGAAGGCGGGCACGCCGCAATGCAGGCGTGCCTCACCGGTCCGATCCGAGTGCCGCCCGTTGAGGATCATCCCCGCGCCGCCGCACAGGTAGGCCGCCGACATGATCCATCCCACGGTGAGCGGATCGGTGAAGCCGGCATCGCGGACCACGCTCGGCCCGAAGAAGGTCAGGGCCGAGTTCGCCGTGACGATGCAGAAGAAGATCGCGATGCATTGCCAGACGCGGGGATCCTTCAGCGAGGCCAGGATACGGTGCTCGCGGGGGCCGAGCGCCTCGGCGTCGCGGGCGAGGTCGGCCTCGACCAGGGCGCGCTGCTCCGGTGTCAGCCAGGCCGCCTTGGACGGGCGGTCGGTGAGGTAGATCAGGGTGACGAGGCCGGCGAGGATCGAGGGAATGCCTTCGAGCAGGAACACCCACTGCCAGCCGGACCAGCCGTTGACCCCGTGCATCCCCGCCATGATCGCGCCGGCCAGGGGGCCGCCGATCACGCCGGCCAGGGCCGAGGCCGACATGAACAGGCCGAACACCTTGGCGCGCCGCTCGCTTGGATACCAGTAGGTCAGGAACAGGATGACCCCCGGATAGAACCCTGCCTCGAACACCCCGAGCAGGAACCGCAGCACGTAGAAGAAGGCCGGCGTGGTGACGAACATCATCGCCACGCAGCAAAGGCCCCACAGGAGGGTGATCCGCGCGATGGTCTTGCGCGCGCCGATCCGTTCGAGCAGCAGGTTGCTCGGTACCTCGCAGAGGAAGTAGCCGATGAAGAAGATCCCGGCGCCGATCCCGTAGACGGTCTCGCTGAACCGCAGCTCGGCGAGCATCTGGAGCTTGGCGAAGCCGATGTTCACCCGGTCGATCCAGGACAGGACCCAGAGGAACATCAGGAACGGCAGCAGCCGCCACGTGATGCGGCGGTAGGTGTCGTCGAGGGCGCTGGACGCCGCGATGGGGAGGGTGTCGGTTGCGCCCGGTGCCTGGATCGTCATGGCGTGGCCTACACTGGAAGCGTGACGGGACGGATGGCGGACATGTTCGACCCGGGACGACGGCGCCAGTGACGAGGCGCGCGACCGTGCGATCGGTTGTTTCAAGCGGTCCGATCCCCAGGCGTGAGCAGCGCCGCGAGGGACGGGCCGAGACCGACCGTGTCGAAGGCGATGGCCGGCGGCCGCCGATACGGCGCGCGCGCTGCCGCGACGACGGCCTGCACGCTGGTCTCGACCGAGCAGAGGATCGGCACCCCGACCTGCGGCTGCAGGCGCGCGGCCAGGCCAGCCAGCGCCGCCCCGCCCAGGATCACCGCCTCCGCGCGATCCTGCTCGGCGCAGGCGCGGCAGGCGGCGGCGAGCTCCGCCAGGGCCGCCTGTGGGTCTCGGGCGATCTCCCCGCCGGTTCGCTCGATCGTCCGGATGGCCACGAGGCCGTCGCCGAGGCTTAAGCCCGCGACCGCCTCGGCCAGCATCGGCTTCCACAGGGCGCCGCCCGTGACGATGGCGTAGCGCGACGCCGTCTTCTGGGCCTCGAGACACGAGGCCTCGAGCATCCCCACGACCGGAACGGGCGCGATCTCTCGCAAGGCCAGCAGGCCGGGATCGCCGAAGCAGGCGAGGAAGACCGCGTCGCAGCCCGCCCCGTGCTCCGCGAAGGCGTCGAGGGCGGCGTGACCGGCGATGGCCAGGGCCGTGCGGCTGGCGATGTAGGCGGCGCCGAAGCGTGCCGTCACCGGCACGAAGGTCGCCGCGGCGCCGGCCACGTCCTCGGCCCGCCGGGCCACGAGGGCGGTCACCGAGGCGGTGGTGTTCGGGTTGAGCAGAAGGATGCGCATGGCGCCGCGTCGGGTTGGAGAAGTCGGAGGCGTGCGGCGCGGGTCGAGCCGCGCCGCCGCGACGGTTGTGCGCTTCAGGCGGGGCGCGTCGCCGGCGCCGGCCGGCGGCGCATGATGAGGGCGTAGATCCCGAAGCCGAGGCCGCAGCCGATGAACCACGTGAAGTTCGCCACGCTGTCCAGGCCGGGCAGGATCACGCAGAGCGCCGGGATCGCCGCGGAGGGGACGATGGCCGCCACGGCCGCGAGGTTGTACCCGTTCTTGTACCAGTACGTGCCCGCGGGATTCATCGTGTAGAGATCGTCCACGACCACCTGCTCCTTCTTCACGAGGTAGAAGTCGGCGATCAGGATCCCGAACAGCGGGCCGATGAAGGCGCCGAGGACGTCGAGCGTGTAGTGGATCACGGCCGGGTTGTTGTAGAGGTTCCACGGCGTGATGAAGATCGAGCCGACCGCCGCGATCATCCCGCCCATCCGCCAGGAGATCCGCCTCGGGGACACGTTGGAGAAGTCGAACGCGGGCGAGACGAAGTTCGCCACGATGTTGATCCCGATGGTGGCGGTCATGAAGGTCAGGGCGCCGAGCACCACCGCGAAGGTGCTGTCGATGCGGCTGACCGTCTCCACCGGATCGGTGATCAGGTGGCCGAAGACCGGGACGGTGGCCGAGGCGGTGATGACCGTGAGCAGCGAGAAGCCGAGGAAGTTCACCGGCAGGCCCCAGAAATTGCCCCGCTTCACCGCCGCGAAGCTCGAACCGTAGCGCGAGAAGTCGCCGAAGTTCAGCATCGGGCCGGAGAAGTAGGAGACCACGAGGGCCACGGCGTTGATCATCACCGGCAGGGCGTCCCAGCCCGTATACTTCACGGTGCCGAGGGTCAGGCCGATCTGGCCGATGCCGGCCTTGGCGACCAGGTAGGCGGCCAGCGCGATCATCACGACGTAGACCGCCGGTCCCGCCCAGTCGATGAACACGCGGATCGCCTCCATGCCGCGCCAGAAGACCAGCGCCTGCAGGACCCAGAGCGTCATGAACGCGGCCCAGCCGAGGCCCGACAGGCCGGCGAAGCCGTACTGCTTGAGGTCGGCGTAGACGGCGAGTTCGGGAAAGAAGCGCAGCGCGACGACCGTGAGGGCCGCCGAGGCGAGGTAGGTCTGGATGCCGTACCACGCGACCGCGATCAGCCCGCGGATGATCGCCGGGATGTTGGCGCCTTTGACCCCGAAGGCGGCGCGGCAGATCACCGGATAGGGCGTGCCGGTCTGCTGGCTCGGCTTGGCGACGAGATTGCAGAAGACCTGGACGATGACGATGCCGACGAGCAGCGCGACCAGCACCTGCCAGCTCACCAGACCGAGGGAGAACAGGCTGCCCGCGGTGACGTAGCCGCCGACGCTGTGCACATCCGACATCCAGAAGGCGAAGATATTGTAGGTGCCCCAGGTCTGCTTCTTCAGCGGGGCGAGATCCTCGTTGACGAGGTCGGGATCGTAGCTCGGCTTGAGGACGACCTTCTCCCGCTCGTCCGACACGGCGGTGCTCAGGCCCGCTGCCTCGACATGTGCGTACATCGCGCTTCTCCCAGTTCGACGCAGCCCTGTTGCCGGGCTTTGCGGTAGTCATGCCGGCCAGTTGCGGCTCGGCACGCAAAACGTATGCCCGATCGGGCGTAGTCTTTACGCAATACAGTTACTGCACGTCGTCCGCCGGATCACTGCCGCGAGCCGGCGATCGACTGCGCATCTCTAGCGGGCGATCAGCCTCTCCAGCCTGTCCAGGATCACCCGGCCGTCGGCCCGGCCGCCCGCGGTCTTGCAGAGACGGCGCGCCAAGTCCTCGGCCCGGTCGGCCTCCGGTCCGATGCCGCCCGCGTGGACCTTCGCGGCCATCGCGGCCCCATCGTCGGGCGAGCCGCCGGCCAGGAGCGTGCAGACCGGACCGAAGACGTCGCTGAACAGCGCGGGCCCCATGCGGCTCGGGCGGTAGCCGCCCTGTGGCGGATGGGCCGTGATCCAGTGGCGGGCGATATCCAGCCGGGTGGTCACCCAGGCGCCGGGATGATCGCGGACGTAATCGAGGAACCGCTCCAGGGCCGCCATCCGGCCCGGCCGTCCGACCAGGCGGCAGTGGAGCCCGACCGACATCATGCCGCCCTGCCCCGCCTCGCCCTCGCGGCACAGGACGTCGAAGGTGTCCTTGAGGTAGCTGAAGAACTGCTCGCCGCTGTTGAAGCCCTGCGCCGTCGCGAACCGCATGTCGTTGGCGTCGAGGGTGTAGGGGACCACGAGCTGCTGGCGGCCGCCGATCATCAGCCAGTACGGCAGGTCGTCGGCGTAGGAATCCGCGAGATAGAGGAAGCCGCCCTCGGCCGCGCCGATGGCGAGCGTGTTCGTGGACGTCCGACCCTGGTAGAGGCCCAGCGGCCTGCTGCCGGTCAGGTCGGTCTGGAGCGCGACGGCCGCGTCGATATCGGCCCGCTCGGCCTCCGGGCTGTGGTCGCGGTAGTCGATCCAGCGCAATCCGTGGCTGGCGATCTCCCAACGGGCCTCGACCATGGCGGCCACGGCCTCGGGGTTCCGGCGCATGGCGGCGGCGACGCCGAAGACCGTGACGGGCAGATTCCGGCTCGTGAACGCGCGCCAGAGCCGCCAGAAGCCGGCCCGCGCGCCGTACTCGTAGATCGACTCCATGTTGGCGTGGCGCTGGCCGGGCCAGGGCGACGCCCCCACAATCTCGGACAGGAAGGCTTCCGAAGCGGCATCCCCGTGGAGGATGCAGTTCTCGGCGCCCTCCTCGTAGTTGACGACGAACTGGACGGCCACGCGCTTGCCGCCGGGCCAGCGCGGTTCCGGCCGGGACCGGCCGTAGCCCACCATGTCGCGGGGATAGGCCTGATCGAGATCGAACATGGGAAAATCCCTCGTTCCGACCATCGATAGACGTGTCGGTCTCCCTCTGTCCAATATGTTGTTCGGCTGGATTGATAGGTTGTGCGAATGGTTGGGACGCTCGGAGGACGGCACATCTGAATGTCCGCCCGTCTACGAGCCGGCATATCCCATTCCCGTTCCCGAGCCTCAGCGCGCGATCGCTTCATCCCCGTCATCCCGGGCCGCACAGCAGAGCCCGGGATCCGGAGCCGCCGACATGCCAAGGCCTCGCACTGACAGTGGATCTGGATTGCCCGCCTCCGGCGTGCCCCTTCGGGTCCGGGCTCGCCTGCGGCGACCCGGAATGACGAAGTAGCTTTGTAACGCGAAGGTCCCGCAAGCCTCGGAGATGAACGCCCTCGTGCGTCTGGCCGGGGGTGGGACGCCGCGTCAGGCGGCGCGGAAGCGTTCCGCCAGCCGGGGCGCCTCCCGCCGGATCATGTCGAGGAAGTTGTTGAGGACCGGGTTCTTCCGGGCGTGATGCAGGGCGTAGACGTCCGCCGAGAGGAAGGGCGGGTCGATCGGGAGGACGGTGACGTCCGGGTGCCCCACGCGGCCCACGAATTCCGGGATGATGGCGAGACCGAAGCCAGCCGCGACCAAGCTCACCAGCGACGAGGCTTCCCGGACCTGCTGGGCGATGTCGGGCGTAAAGCCCCTGAGCACGCAGGCCTGATAGATCTCGTCGGCGAAGCGGGAGCTTTCGAGGCGCAGCGAGACCAGCCGCTCGGTCCGGAAGATGTCGATCGGGACGCTCCGGCCGGTTGCGAGTTCGTGTCCCGCGGGCAGCGCCACGCACAGCCGCTCTTCCCACGCCCGATGCGCGACGAGGTCGGGATCCTCCGGGGGGCTGCGGAGGAAGCTCAGGTCCGTGCGATGCGCCTTGAGGGCGGCGATCTGATCGGCCGGCGCCATCTCGTGGATGCGCACGTCTACCCCCTCGAACCGCTGTTCGAAGGAGCGGATCAGGAAACCGAGCGGGCCGACCAGCACGGAACTGGTCATGCCGATGTTCAGGATGCCGGTCGTCCCCGTGCCGATGGTGCGCGCCCGATCGACCGAGTCGGCGGCCTGGGCGAGGATCGCCCGGGCGTTGCGCAGGAAGTCCTCCCCGGCCGCGGTCAGGGCCACGCGCCGGCTCGATCGCTCGAACAGGTTCACGCCGATCTCGATCTCGAGGTCGCGGATCTGCTGGCTGAGCGGCGGCTGCGATACGCCGAGGCTCGCTGCGGCCGCAGTGAAGCTGAGATGTTCGGCCACCGCTGCGAAGTATCGGAGGTGACGGAGTTCCATGCATCCCAACCATACGGAATTCGAATGAATGGCAACACAAAAGGTATTTGACGTCTAGACCAAGGCCTTCGATGCTCGGCGGATCGGATCCCGGCGGGAAACCATCATGACGCATTCGTCCTACAACCCGGTCTGCGGGGGCCTTCCGCCGCAGACCGCCCTGATGACCGGCCGGGCCGTGTTCACCGAGGCCTACGCGGTCATCCCGAAGGGCGTGATGAGCGACATCGTCACCAGCGTCCTGCCGTTCTGGACCGGCACGCGGACCTGGATGCTGTCCCGGCCGCTCTCGGGCTTCTCGGAGACCTTCGCGCAGGCCCTGATGGAGATCGCCCCCGGCGGCGGCAGCGAGCAGCCCGAGCCGGATCCCGAGGCCGAGGGCGTGCTCTTCGTGGTCGGCGGCCAGCTGCGGCTCGTCCTCGACGGGCGCGCGCACGCCCTGCGGCCCGGCAGCTACGCCTACCTCGCCCCCGGGGCGGCCTGGAGCCTGCGCAACGACGGCGGCGAGCCCGCCCGCGTCCACTGGATCCGCAAGGCCTACGAGCGCGTGCCCGGCCTCGACGGGCCCCCGTCGTTCCTCGCCCACGAAGCCGACGTCACGCCCGCGGCGATGCCCGGTACGGACGGGGCCTGGGCCACCACCCGCTTCGTCGCCGCCGACGACGTGCGCCACGACATGCACGTCAACATCGTGACGCTGCGTCCGGGCGCCTCGATCCCGTTCGAGGAGACCCACGTCATGGAGCACGGGCTGTTCGTGCTGGAGGGCAAGGCGGTCTACCGGCTCAACCGCGACTGGGTCGAGGTCGAGGCCGGCGACTACATGTGGCTGCGCGCCTTCTGCCCCCAGGCCTGCTACGCCGGCGGACCGGGACCCTTCCGCTACCTCCTCTACAAGGACGTCAACCGCCACGCGGCCCTCCGGCCCCGGACGGGCGCGCGATGAGCCCGCGGGCCCTCACGGCGCGTCCTCTGACGGCCGAGTCCTTCGCTCCCTTCGGCACGGTGATCGACAAGGCCGCCACCGAACCGCGCCCGATGAACGCCGGCATGGCCCGGCGCTACCACGATCTCGCGACGGTTCGGGTCACCGGCGATGACGGCAGGGTCGTCGTCGGCCTCGTCGAGGCTGAGCCGTATCCCCTGCCCCTGACGTTCCGGCTCGTCGAGCGCCACCCCCTCGGCAGCCAGGCGTTCATCCCGCTCAGCGCGGCCCCTTTCCTCGTGGTGACATGCCCCGACGAGGGCGGTCGCCCCGGTCGCCCGCAGGCCTTCGTCACGGAGCCCTGGCAGGGCGTGTGCTACGCGCCGGGAACCTGGCACGGGGTGCTCACGCCCTTCGGGCAAGCCCAAGACTTCGTCGTGGTGGACCGCGGCGGCGCCGGGGAGAACCTGCAGGAGCACCTCTTCGACGAGGCCTGGACGGTGATGCTGCCCGAGGCAGGCTAGGCCTTGGCGCGGGATGAAAAGCGGGCGCCTGCTCAGACGCTTCGTTGGAATACCAATACCGGCTACCCGGTAACGCATTCTTGAAGTAGCGTCGCCGCGCGCCTCGGCCGGAGTGACCGGCCGGAGCGATCCATCGCGGACGAGGGGCTCATGCGTTCCGGCAGTTTCACGACACAGTGCGGCAGCGCGACCCGGCGAACGGTTCTCCGCCACGGTCTCGCGGCGGCGGCCCTCGGTTCGCCGCTGATCGGGTCCGGTCCGGCGCGCGCCGAGGCGAGCGAGCTGCGCATCGCGAAGCAGCCGGGCCTGTCCTATCTGCCCGCCGTCATCGCCGAGAAGCTCGGTCTGGTGGAGAAGCACGCCAAGGCCGCAGGGATCGAGAACCTGCGGGTGACGTGGACCCGACTGACCAACGGCGGCGCCAGCAACGACGCTTTGCTGTCGGGCGGCGTCGACATGGTGATCAGCGGCGGCCCCAACATGCTGATCATGTGGGGCAAGACGAGCGGACGGGTGAAGGGCGTGGTGGCAACCGGCGCCCTGCCGATGAAGCTCGTCACCAACAACCCGAACGTGAAGACGCTGGCCGATTTCGGGCCGAACGACCGGATCGCGGTCCCGACGATCCGGGTCGGGACGCAGCCCGTGGTGCTGGGCATCGCCGTCGAGAAGCAGTTCGGGGCCGGTGCCCTCGAGAAGTTCAACGCGATGACCGTCGGGATGGGACATCCCGACGCGATGATCGCGCTTCAGAACAAGAACAACGGCGTCACGGCGCACTTCTCGCAGCCGCCCTACCAGGACCAGGAGCTGGCCATGCCGGACGTCCACGAGGTCCTCG
The sequence above is drawn from the Methylobacterium mesophilicum SR1.6/6 genome and encodes:
- the uraD gene encoding 2-oxo-4-hydroxy-4-carboxy-5-ureidoimidazoline decarboxylase is translated as MIELADINDLDRDAFVDRLGGVFEHAAWVARAAYDKRPFATVSDLHGAMMAAVRDAPANERLTFLNGHPELAGPEARARAMTADSAQEQGSAGLDRLSDADADAFDRLNAAYRQRFGFPFIVAVRGRDLRDIRVLFEQRLGRARAEEEATALDEIAAITRMRLDRLVRDPAG
- a CDS encoding efflux RND transporter permease subunit is translated as MSGLNLSALAVRERAVTLFLIIAVTAAGVFAFQKLGRAEDPAFTVKTMAVSAAWPGATTSEIQRQVADPLEKRLQELVYYDRVETTVRPGIMLMKVYFRDSMPPAKLQEQFYQARKKLSDQASSLPRGVLGPLFNDEFSDVYFALYALQAQGLPHRHLVLRAEDLRQRLLRVPGVEKINILGEQAQKIFVEVSYQRLATLGITGQQLLAALANQNDVTPAGFVEADGPRVYLRLDGAIDGLDAIRNLPVAAGDRSLKLGDIAEVKRGYEDPKVFAIRNDGEPALMLGLVMKPGFNGLALGEALNAEEVAIHHELPAGITFTKITDQAKVIDDAIHEFMVKFFTALSVVIVVSLVALGFRVGIVVALAVPITLAAVFVVMMVTGRDFDRITLGALIIALGLLVDDAIIAIEMMVVRMEEGADRIAAATHAWSATAAPMLTGTLVTIAGFLPVGFAASTAGEYAGNIFWVVGFALIISWIVAVTFTPYLGVKLLPDIKKVEGGHEAIYATPNYRRLRRVVRASVDHKWLAAGITVALFASAVVGMGKVEKQFFPNSERPELIVEVTLPTGSAFASTEASVRKVEAAVRQLPEARAITSYIGQGMPRFVLSFDPELPDPAFAQIVVQTPDAAARDALRIKLRKLVSDGHFPEARVRVLQIVFGPPIRFPVAFRVVGPDPAVIHAIAEQVRDVMTANPDMRLVHLDWGDRTPTLHLALDQERLRLIGLTPKEAGQQLQSYLNGTPATQVRENLRTVDVLLRSPGPERRSLGDIGDLTLTTHDGRQVPVSQVVRLESRTEDAVLKRYNRETYIRVQGDVLDGRQPPDVHARIHPLLDPIKATLPPGYRIDTAGAVEESAKAMNALVSVFPLMLIVTLTVIMLQVRSFTTMFMVFATAPLGLVGAVPTLLVFHQPFGFNAILGLIALSGILMRNTLILVDQIHHDRAAGLSDYDAIVESTVRRARPVILTAAAAMLAFIPLTHSVFWGALAYVLIGGVGVGTLLTLLFLPALYALWFRVERAARPGAVAAAAGAPPGLAH
- the uraH gene encoding hydroxyisourate hydrolase is translated as MDHTSDKYVLTRRSLVATGLSVAAAASTGAAQAQGTPAPAADPAKPGTLNTAPVSQAGLSPRLTMHAIDNFHGTPGAGMVCDLAMHDGEGYKVLKTVTTAPSGRTTDPLLVDDAFKAGRYELVMHVEEYFAKFGVKLPSPNFLGLVPIRFRIRDAGQRYHLPVLFTPWGYSYYRGS
- the uraH gene encoding hydroxyisourate hydrolase produces the protein MAGITTHVLDTDRGRPAAGVRIDFSVLDNGQWRLIKSVVTNADGRTDGPLLPADKAETGQYQLEFHVDQYFQSRPGTSEADIFIDNPVVRFAVFDAKQHYHVPMLCAPSSFTTYRGS
- a CDS encoding MFS transporter; translation: MTIQAPGATDTLPIAASSALDDTYRRITWRLLPFLMFLWVLSWIDRVNIGFAKLQMLAELRFSETVYGIGAGIFFIGYFLCEVPSNLLLERIGARKTIARITLLWGLCCVAMMFVTTPAFFYVLRFLLGVFEAGFYPGVILFLTYWYPSERRAKVFGLFMSASALAGVIGGPLAGAIMAGMHGVNGWSGWQWVFLLEGIPSILAGLVTLIYLTDRPSKAAWLTPEQRALVEADLARDAEALGPREHRILASLKDPRVWQCIAIFFCIVTANSALTFFGPSVVRDAGFTDPLTVGWIMSAAYLCGGAGMILNGRHSDRTGEARLHCGVPAFIGALAIALTGFFITDAPALALVMLALAIVGTMSAIPVFWQIPGRFLAGSAAAAGIALINSVANLAGFGAPAVMGYLREHSGSVSTGLWLVAAVEAAALVLILAFVPPATSAMERRARARAAHEPA